One Streptosporangium becharense genomic window, GGGACTCGCCCAGCCGGCGCATCTGCTCCGCCAGCCCGGCCTGTTCCAGGGTCTGGTCGATGAGCCGGCTGAGCTCCTCGCGCTGGGCGGGGGTCAGCGAGGCCAGCAGGCGCTGGGTGGCCGCCGCCCGGCGGGCGAGGGTGTCGACCAGCTCTTCCAGGTTCCGCGGCGACTCGGGGAACATCTCCCCGTATTTCGCCATGAACTCCTCGAAGTCCTCCTGGGTGTGCTCACCGCGGGCATCCCGGTCGAGCATGTCGTTCAGGTCGGACATCATCCGCCTGACCTGCTCCATGGCGGCCGGGTCGGGGTCGGCCAACGCCTGCCGCATGCCCCGGAACTGGCTGTCGAGCACCTCGCCGCGCAGCAGGTCGCGCAGCTCCTCGAAGGTCTGCCGGGCGGCGGCCGAGTACCACTGGTAGTCGCCCAGCTCCCGGATGGCGCTCGCGGTGTCGTCGGGCAGGGCGTCCAGTTCCGCCTCGCGCATCCGGGCCGCGTCGGAGGGGTCGGGGAACAGTTCGGCCCGCTCCTGGCCGATCGCCTTGTCCAGCAGTGCCCTGGCCCGCTCCAGCGTGCCGTCCAGGCGGCCGCGCTCGCGCAGTTCGCGGCGGCGGCGGCGCACCTCGCGCAGCAGCTCGTCGAGCCCGCGCCGGTCCGGCGCACCCGGCAGGCCCTCCCGCAGCAGGTCACGCAGCGCGTGGCCGGGGTTGGCGCCGGACAGGATGGCGTCGCCCATCCGGTCGAGCGCCGAACGGACATCGTACGGGGGAGCGAGGGGGTCGGGCCCGTCCCGGTACTCGCCGTAGCGGTAGCTCATGCCACCCCCTTCAGGTGCGGTATACCGTCGTGCCGTCCACCTCGTCCTTGGACAGCCGGCGGAGGAGATAGAGCCCCTCCAGGGCGAACTCCAGTGCGGCGGCGGCGTGCCCCGGGGACTCGTCGCCGATGCCGAGCTGAGACATGATCTTGGCCAGCCCGGGGACGGGACCGACCCCGCGCAGCAACTCGGCGGCGGGGACGAGCGACCCCGACTCGACCTGGACGCCGTCGGAGAACCGCTCCAGCAGCGGGTTGAGATCCGTGCCGCCGAGCGTGCGCCGGAACGTCTCGGCCACGGCTCTGCGGAGCAGGTGACCGAGGATCTCGATCTCCCGGCCCTCCTCGCTGACCTCGAACTCCACCTTGCCGCGGAGCGTGTGCACGATCCCCGGCAGGTCGGCGACCCGGGCCACCGCCCGCTCCTCGCCGGTCAGCGCGGCACGCCGGACGGCGGAGGCGGCGGCGGTCTCGGCGGCGGCGATGGAGAAACGGGCCGACACCCCGGAACGCGCGTCCACGGCCGTCGACTCGCGGACCAGCCGGGTGAAGCGGGCGATCGTCTCGACGAGGTGCTCGGGCAGGTCGGCACCCACCTGGCCGAGCGCGGCCTCCTGCCGGATGAGGACCAGCTCGGTGTCGATCGACAGCGGGTAGTGGGTGCGGATCTCGGCGCCGAAGCGGTCCTTCAGCGGGGTGATGATCCGGCCGCGGTTGGTGTAGTCCTCGGGGTTGGCGCTGGCGATCAGCAGGACGTCCAGGGGCAGCCGCAGGTTGTAGCCCCTGACCTGGATGTCGCGCTCCTCCAGCACGTTCAGCAGCGACACCTGGATCCGCTCGGCCAGGTCGGGCAGCTCGTTGACGGAGAAGACGCCCCGGTTGCTCCGAGGCACCAGGCCGTAGTGGACGGTCTCCGGGTCGCCGAGCGTCCGCCCCTCCGCGATCTTGATCGGATCGACGTCGCCGATCAGGTCGCCGACGGACGTGTCGGGGGTGGCGAGCTTCTCGCCGTACCGGTCGTCCCGGTGCTTCCAGGAGATCGGCAGCTCCTCGCCCGCGTCCGCGGCCAGACGGCGGCAGCGCACGCACGAGGGCACGTAGGGGTGGTCGTTGATCTCACAGCCCTCGACGACGGGCGTCCACTCGTCGAGAAGACCCGTCACGGTGCGGATGAGCCGGGTCTTGCCCTGGCCGCGCTCACCCAGCAGGACCAGGTCGTGCCCGGCGAGCAGCGCGCGTTCCAGGTGCGGGAGGACGGTGTCGTCGAAGCCCACGATGCCGGGGAACCGCGGCTCCCCCGCCCTGAGCCTGGCCAGGAGATTCTCACGGATCTCGGCCTTTACCGTACGGTGGATATGGCCGCTCGCGCGAAGCTCGCGCAGAGTGCGTGGCTCTGGGATGTGAGGCACAGGACCGAGACTACGTCCCCGAGGTCCGATCCGACACTCTCCTCCGTCCTTCGGATCTTGACCATTGTGTGCCGATCCGTGCGAGTGCTTGTCCGCGCAGTGGGGAGAATCGCTCCAAGACAGGGCTTCGGAAAGTTGCCGGGGCATGACGTCACGGAGGGTTCCAGGAAGGCCCGTTAACGGAATTTCACAGCCGGTTTCACAACGAACCCACGGCCGACACCCCGGGCGGGGTCAGGGACGCCCCCGGCGGCGAGCCGTCATACATGAGGGAGAGGCGAGACGAGTGGCGCTGATGACGAGCCGTTTCGCCGATGGCCTCGCGGTGGGACCCGACCTGGTCGCCGCAGCCGAGACCGCCGTGCGCCAGGCCCTGTCCGGGCTGTCCGGCCCGGCGGACCTGATCTGTTTCTTCATCTGCGGGGACGACCCCGACGACGTCTCCCGGGCCGGGCTGCGCGCGATGAGCATCGCCCCCGGCGCCGCCGTTCTCGGGTGCAGCGCCACCGGGGTCATCGGCGACGGACAGGGGGTGGAGGCCACCCCGTCGGTGAGCGCCTGGGCCGCCAGCCTGGAGGGGGCCCGGCTGACGACCTTCGCGCTCGACACCTTCCGGACCGACGACCGCTTCGTCGTGGTCGGCCTGCCGGAACGCGGGTCCGACGACCGGGCCGCCATCATGTTCGCCGACCCCTACACCTTCCCCACCGACGGCTTCGTCGAGCGCTCCGCGGAGGTCCTCGGTGACCTTCCGCTGGCCGGCGGCCTGGCCAACGCCGTCCAGGGCCGCGGTGCGGTGCGGCTCTTCGCCGACGGGGAGGTCCACACGGAGGGTGCCGTCGGGGTGCTGCTCAGCGGCCCGGTCAACGTCAGCACCGTGGTCAGCCAGGGGTGCCGCCCGATCGGCCCCACGATGGCCGTCACCGAGGCCGAGGACAACATCCTCCTCGAACTCGCCGGCCAGCCCGCCCTGGCCCGGCTGGAGGAGATCGTCAGCGCTCTGGACGAGGACGACCGCGATCTGGTCGCCTCGGGCCTGCAGATCGGTGTCGCCATGGACGAGTACGCCGAACGGCACGAGCAGGGCGACTTCCTGATCCGGGGCGTGCTCGGCATCGACCCCGAGCGGGAGGCCGTCGCCATCGGCGACGTCGTCGAGATCGGCCGCACCGTCCGCTTCCAGGTCCGCGACGCCGCCACCGCCGACGAGGACCTGTACGAGGTGCTCGACTCCCACCGCGAGCAGTTCGGCCGGGTCGACGGCGCCCTGCTGTTCTCCTGCAACGGCCGCGGCTCCGCCATGTTCGGCACCTCCGACCACGACGCCGTCGCCGTCCGTGACATCCTGGGGCCCATCGGCGTGGCCGGCTTCTTCGCCGCCGGCGAGATCGGCCCGGTCGGCGGACGCAACCACGTGCACGGGTTCACCGCCTCGGTGCTGGTCTTCTCCGCTCACCCGCCCGCCGACCGGCCCTGACGTGCTCACCGGTCTCCGGCCGACCGGCCCTGACGCGCTCACCGGTCCCCGGCCGGGCGGCCCGTCCGCGGGGCACGCGGTTCAGGACACCCGGGACGGCGCGGCGGTCCAGGTGTCGCAGGCGGAGGGGGAGACCGCGTCGTAGCCGCGCTCGAACCAGCGGACCCGGTTGGGGCCGGAGCCGTGGGTGCGGTGGTCGCCGTCGTCGCCGCTGGCGCGGATCGCCTCGGACAACGCCTCCCAGTCCTGCCCGGTACGCGCCAGGGAGTGCCGTACGCTGCCCAGGAACACCCCTGACAGGCAGTCGGCCTGCAGCTCGTAGCGGCGGCCGAGCTCGGCCCGGCGCGCGCGGTCGGACCGGGCGCGGGCCTCGTAGTGGTCCCTGACGCCGGTGAGGCTCTGCAGATGGTGGCCGTACTCGTGGGCCGCCACCTTGAGCGGGTAGAGGTCGGTCCGGTCCTCGATCCAGCCACCGGTGAGCGGGAACACCAGCGTGGCCCGCTCCGTGCAGTAGAAGGCCGCCGCGCCGGCGGGCCAGCGGACCCCGCACACCCGCTTCTCGGGCTGCTCGTAGAGACGGACCGTGGGCTTGCGGAACCTCAGCCCGGCCCGGGCGAAGTGATCGGACCATGACCTGTTGAGACACCTCATGGCCGCCGTCAGATACTCACCCGTCCGGGGGATGCCGCGATCGACGATCGGCGGCTCCGGGCAGGACGTGGCCGCCAGTCTGCCGCTCCTGAGCAACGGGCTCCCGGGAGAGCCGGGGAAGCCGGCCTGCGCGGCCCGGGGAGAGCCGGGCGAGCCGGGGGAGGCCGCCTGCGCGGCCCCGGGCGGTAGGACGGCGAGGCAGGCGGCCCCCAGGAGGGCCCACGGGACGAGGGCGGCCGGGCGCCGCCGGGCGGGTCCCCGGAGACCGCCGCCGAACGGGAGGAAACGCATGACCGGACAGCTTAGAACCCCCGGCCCGTCCGGTCGGCCGCCACCACCGGCGCGTCCCGTCCGGCCGGGACCCCCGTTCCTCCCCGTACGATGGCCCGCATGCCCGACTCTCAGGTGACCTTCGAGGACGTGGTCGCCGCGCGTGAGACGCTGGCCGATGTCGCCCTGCGCACCCCGGTGATCCACTCACACGTGCTCTCCGGCGTCGTCGGCGGGCCCGTCCACCTCAAGTGCGAGAACCTGCAACGGTCGGGGTCGTTCAAGGTGCGCGGGGCCTATGTCAGGATCGCCCACCTGAGCGAGGAGGAGCGGCGGCGGGGAGTGGTCGCGGCCAGCGCGGGCAACCACGCGCAGGGCGTGGCGCTCGGGTCGGGGCTGGTCGGAGCCGCCGCGACGGTCTACATGCCGCAGGGGGCGCCGCTGCCCAAGGTCGCCGCGACACGCTCCTACGGGGCCGAGGTCGTCTTCGCCGGTCATACCGTGGACGTCGCGCTGGCCGCCGCGCGGGAGCACGCCGAGCGGACCGGGGCGGTGTTCATCCATCCCTTCGACCACCCGGACGTGATCGCCGGGCAGGGCACGATCGGGCTGGAGATCGTGGAGCAGCTCCCCGAGGTCGGGACGATCGTGATGTCGCTGGGCGGCGGCGGGCTGGCCGCGGGGGTCGCGCTCGCGGCCAAGTCGCTCCGGCCGGGTGTGCGGATCGTCGGTGTGCAGGCCGAACGGGCCGCCGCCTACCCGGCCTCGCTGGCCGCGGGACAACCCGTCGGCGTGGAGCCCGCCTCCACGATGGCCGACGGCATCGCGGTGGGCCGTCCGGGGGAGCTGCCCTTCGAGCTGATCCACTACCTGGTCGACCACGTCGTCACGGTCAGCGAGAGCGAGATCTCCCGGGCGCTGGTGCTCTGCCTGGAGCGTGCGAAGCAGGTCGTCGAGCCCGCCGGGGTGGCGGGGGTGGCGGCGATCCTGGCCCGGCCGCAGATCTTCGAGCCGCCGGTGGTCGCCGTGCTCTCCGGGGGCAACATCGACCCGCTGCTGCTGGCGAAGGTCCTGCGGCACGGCCTGGCCGCCGCCGGAC contains:
- a CDS encoding sigma 54-interacting transcriptional regulator, giving the protein MPHIPEPRTLRELRASGHIHRTVKAEIRENLLARLRAGEPRFPGIVGFDDTVLPHLERALLAGHDLVLLGERGQGKTRLIRTVTGLLDEWTPVVEGCEINDHPYVPSCVRCRRLAADAGEELPISWKHRDDRYGEKLATPDTSVGDLIGDVDPIKIAEGRTLGDPETVHYGLVPRSNRGVFSVNELPDLAERIQVSLLNVLEERDIQVRGYNLRLPLDVLLIASANPEDYTNRGRIITPLKDRFGAEIRTHYPLSIDTELVLIRQEAALGQVGADLPEHLVETIARFTRLVRESTAVDARSGVSARFSIAAAETAAASAVRRAALTGEERAVARVADLPGIVHTLRGKVEFEVSEEGREIEILGHLLRRAVAETFRRTLGGTDLNPLLERFSDGVQVESGSLVPAAELLRGVGPVPGLAKIMSQLGIGDESPGHAAAALEFALEGLYLLRRLSKDEVDGTTVYRT
- a CDS encoding FIST signal transduction protein, whose translation is MTSRFADGLAVGPDLVAAAETAVRQALSGLSGPADLICFFICGDDPDDVSRAGLRAMSIAPGAAVLGCSATGVIGDGQGVEATPSVSAWAASLEGARLTTFALDTFRTDDRFVVVGLPERGSDDRAAIMFADPYTFPTDGFVERSAEVLGDLPLAGGLANAVQGRGAVRLFADGEVHTEGAVGVLLSGPVNVSTVVSQGCRPIGPTMAVTEAEDNILLELAGQPALARLEEIVSALDEDDRDLVASGLQIGVAMDEYAERHEQGDFLIRGVLGIDPEREAVAIGDVVEIGRTVRFQVRDAATADEDLYEVLDSHREQFGRVDGALLFSCNGRGSAMFGTSDHDAVAVRDILGPIGVAGFFAAGEIGPVGGRNHVHGFTASVLVFSAHPPADRP
- a CDS encoding neutral zinc metallopeptidase, producing the protein MRFLPFGGGLRGPARRRPAALVPWALLGAACLAVLPPGAAQAASPGSPGSPRAAQAGFPGSPGSPLLRSGRLAATSCPEPPIVDRGIPRTGEYLTAAMRCLNRSWSDHFARAGLRFRKPTVRLYEQPEKRVCGVRWPAGAAAFYCTERATLVFPLTGGWIEDRTDLYPLKVAAHEYGHHLQSLTGVRDHYEARARSDRARRAELGRRYELQADCLSGVFLGSVRHSLARTGQDWEALSEAIRASGDDGDHRTHGSGPNRVRWFERGYDAVSPSACDTWTAAPSRVS
- the ilvA gene encoding threonine ammonia-lyase, encoding MPDSQVTFEDVVAARETLADVALRTPVIHSHVLSGVVGGPVHLKCENLQRSGSFKVRGAYVRIAHLSEEERRRGVVAASAGNHAQGVALGSGLVGAAATVYMPQGAPLPKVAATRSYGAEVVFAGHTVDVALAAAREHAERTGAVFIHPFDHPDVIAGQGTIGLEIVEQLPEVGTIVMSLGGGGLAAGVALAAKSLRPGVRIVGVQAERAAAYPASLAAGQPVGVEPASTMADGIAVGRPGELPFELIHYLVDHVVTVSESEISRALVLCLERAKQVVEPAGVAGVAAILARPQIFEPPVVAVLSGGNIDPLLLAKVLRHGLAAAGRYLTLRVRLPDRPGVLAAMLARMGELGANVVDIVHERLGMHPGDVEVQLQSETRGPAHAEEVLDALRADGYKIVIS